DNA sequence from the Nicotiana tomentosiformis chromosome 3, ASM39032v3, whole genome shotgun sequence genome:
aatagaaaccccaaattgattttgaatttcagcgtggaaggtctggaaaatagaaaacaactcagatcgattttttatcaaaaatatccaagtgcacctggaataatcatcaatgaaactgacaaagtagcggaatcctaaggtggaactgacccgactaggaccccaaacatctgaatggactaaagtaaaaggtgactctgctcgattatcaagacgccgagggaaatgggagcgggtatgcttaccgagctgacatgactcacactctagagctgacaagtgagataaaccagataccattttctgaagttttgacaaactgggatgtcctaaccgtttatgtaataaatctggtgaatcagtaacatgataagttgtagaaggaagacaagatgtgagttcatgtgatttagcaagaataaggtaataaagtccgtttgattcacgcccggtacTAATGATCCaccccgtactgcgttcctgtataaaaacatggtcatcaagaaataaaacaacgcatttaagtgatttggctaagcgactaacaactatgagattagaaggactattgggaacataaaggactgaatctaaaggtaaggaaggaagtgggcttgcttgacctattgcagttgccatgatttgagacccattggccattgtgacttttggaagagattgagaatacgaaatagtagtgaaaagagatttgttaccagaaatatgatctgatgcacatgaatcaatgacccaagacttaGAGGAcgaagattgggagaaacaagtcacgctattacctgtttgaacaacagaagctatctcagaagatgtctgcttacatgctttatactgaaggaactcaatatactctGCTAAAGAAGCCATCCGACaattcaaagcatcggttcccatgtcgctacaatttgtagcagtagggttaacttgaaatagtggaaataaataactcctgtgagaaaactgaagaaatagcttgaaaaaacactgtttacagcaggaaaacaGAACACTGTTCTGTGCCGGAAACACTATTTCACGCcggaaacactgtagctcgccggaaaatttcaaagttgtcggaatttgttgtaaccaggatggatagactcggaattcctttgtgagcaagctgtcctgaagaaatattttcaaaaaatggccagaaaggtcactgttcacgccggaaaaatataaaagtggccggaatttgatttgaattagatgggtaggttcggaattttgaggagagcacactgtcctgaagaagcttcACGAAAAAATTGCCGGAAAGTGGCCGGAACCCTCGTCGGAAAAGTTGTTGCCGCCGCGTGGAGGAGCGTGGcggcttttctgccggataaaatttcaggggttggtagtcggagggtgatctacctcgtggtggtgttggttttagcacaacaccgacagaaagtgacttttacttagacaagccttaggtcaccggaaaaattacacgatgactaagttctttcttcccggttaacgctggaatgacgcacaacgatcttttctcactaatgctctgataccatgtgagaaggcacgggagaaaatatgttattgatattagatgataaatacaatacaagaggtccctatttatagctatacactacaaggagatattactcctcttccaatgtgggacaagactacactatacatatctataaactaacaaGAGTCATTAGACCTTTGGCTAATAGTTCAGTTGTTCCTAGAGGAATTCACTCTGGGCATCCAAAAAAAGGGAGGGCTGTATCAGTGCCTGGGAGAATTATCCATCCCTCTAATAGAAGCTGATGATGTGAACTTAGAGCTCTTATCCCTCTTTCTAGATCATCTTGCTACACGCCATCTGTCAAAATGTTAAATGTGTTGCTTATCTCAGATATCTGCTCGCCAGGCAAGTTGACAGTTAGCACTTCCTTTCCTCTTTAAGACTCTTCAATTTCTCGCCAAATTGTCCACATCATTGTTGGAAATGTCACTTCCCAAGCAATGTCTCTATTTCTTCTTGTAATTCTGTCGCGACTCTGGAAAATGGTTCTTCATGTTTCCTTGCATACTCAACTGATATCTCTCATGTTTAGCATCTTATTCCATGCCCTTGCTACAGTGTAACTTTGAGAAATAAGTAGAAGAGTTTGGTGGAATGCATCAAAACAATATCTTACGCCTGAATGCTTCTATATGCACTCTTTACTATGCTTTTTTAAAGGTAAAATAACTTTATTATGATTGTAATTAGTTTGGAAAACAAGCTGTATAACCATAAAGTAGAAAATCCGCAAAAAAGATGATTCTCTATAAAAGATACCCAATCTCCTTACAAACTGGATTCTAATTGGTGCACCAAAAAGAAATTAGAGGTAATATTCATCAATGTACACAATCACTTTCTATCCCTTCAACAGCTCTCATATTTCTATCCCTTTAAAGGAAGGACATAAGAGCTAGTGGAGCAATATCCCACACCTTTGTCTTCTCTCCCTTCTTCTGAAAGCACAACTTAATATTGCCTCCTTCACTGTGCCTGACATCCTCCATTGTAAGCCGAACCATTTCAAAATCTCCCACCATAACTGATATGCTACATATAATGCAAAAGGAGATGATCTATATCTTTACACGAAGTGTTATACATAAAAAACCAACTGACATATGTAATCCTCCTCGTTCTAGTTTCGCTGTTGAGATCACTCCTCTTACTGTCAACCAAGCCAAAAAACATACCTTTCTGGTGTCCCAGCCAAATTGATTGATACAGGGATGCTAGTTCTTCTCTAACCAAAAGCTTATGGTAATACGACTTAACTGAGAGCCTCCTGTTGATCCCAACCCCATCTCCATTAGTCCTGTTTGACAAGCAATGCGTTTACCTTGTAGAACATTTCAAATAGGCTTTCAAGTTCATCTATCTCCCAATCTTGAAGACACTCCTCCTATACTTCAAGTCCCATTGAATTCCTCCTCATGCATCCTTCTTACCCGCTGTTCTGTCATTTCTTTCCGTAGATGTTTGGAAATGTGTGAATCAACCACACCACATGTGCTTCCAAAAATTGCCCCTAGTTCCATCCCCAACCCTAAATATGACTTATCCGCTGAACTCGTCCCATCCCTTCATAATATTCCTCCACAGGCTGCTCCCAAAAGGAAAATGTGTTTTAAGTCCTCGGCCCCATCCACCTTTCATGTTTTTCTGCTATTACCCCCTCCATAGAGCTTGTTCCTCGATCTCAAATCTCTATGTAGAGCCTTGCTGAAAACATGAAGATCTATCCGTGAGGCCTCCCCATCTCTTTGGTGTCGTTACTCTCTCCCATCTGACTAAGTGAAGCTTCGGAGCCCCCTTTCCTTACTCCCATAAGCAGTTCCTTTGGAGTCTCTCTAATTTATATGAATACTAACCAATGCTTGTAGCGGTGACATGAAGCATGTCGGAATAGTCGACAAAACACTCTGTACTCCCTTCCTCCCTTTTGACAAATAGTTCCTCTGCCATCCTGCTAATCtcttttcaactctttcaatCATCACTTTTCACTGTGTTTGGTCCTTGTTAGACGCACACAAGGCACACCAAGATGTATAGTGGGTAGAGCTCCAAATCGATATGGTCCACTGCGCCGCCCACTCACATGATCTCATACTTTGTGAGGTTTATCTTCAGATCTTGATACTATCTCATACCATATTGGGTTAATGTCTGCATCACAAACACTAATGTGTTGTCCGCGAACAAGTAGTGGGTAAATTGGCTCCCATCACTGTCGAGAAGTCCCTCAAGTATCCACCTACAACTGCTTTGTCCATCATTTTTGTTCCAGTAGTATCAAAGTCAATGTGCCCTGCAGTCTGAGTCCCCTCGGACTGCCAAAGACACCGCATGGACTGCCATTCACCGCAACCAAGTTCTATCTGACTATTGATAAGCAGAACTTGATCCACCTCAATCAATGAAGTTATTTTGACCCCAATTTACCATCATACATCTTTTACATGTGGATTCATGCTAGTAGGTATTGCTAATTGAGCATCTTTTAATGATCACTTGCAAATCATGATtgctattgttattatatttCCTATGGGTTTATCACTTCAACCAATTACTAACTTTCTTACAATTCTGCAATTAAATTTTTAGATATTATTATAATCGAAGGACAAGAATCTCTAGCTGGGAGAAACCTCTAGAGCTGATGACAGATATGGAGGTGAGGTCACTTGTCAGCCAGCTTTTAGTCTTTTGCTTTATgcagacaagagtgggttgctctagtggtaagcaccctccacttccaactaagaggttgtgagttcgagtcaccccaagagcaagttggggagttcttggagggagggagccgagggtttaTCGTAatcagcctctctaccctagggtaggggtaaggtctgcgtacacactaccctccccagaccccactagtgggattatactgggttgttgttgttgttgttgctttatGCAGATAGTGACAGTTTAGTTTTATCCAATTTCTTGTACTTAAAAAAAAAGTTTTATCCTATTCTTGAAGTATGAAGCTTAACACTCTTTCTTTCCTGAACATCTGTGATTTCTGCATAATGTTCGGAGAGAGAGAGCAGATCTCTCTGATCTTGCTATACTATGTAGTCTTCAATTGGGATATTCATTTGCCTTTTGTTTCCAGTATAGCTATAAAAGATTTTGTATTTTCCACTATTGTTCTAAAAGATGTGTGTTAAGCATATGCAATACATGattattttgggccatttttttACCAGCAATTTTTTTGTCTTGATTAATGTAATGTCATTGTTACTCTATAGCTAGATGGGGAGTGGAAACTTGATGTAAGACTGAGGTTCACTCTTCACATTCTGGTTTACAGAAGAGTAGTTTGGCTGGTGGGGAGATTTTTGGACTTTGATTGTTTAAGGTGAGGGACAAATATTAAGGGACTAAGAGCTGGAGGTATAAGGAAGTCTGAACACTTGCAAGTTACAAAGCAGTAATGTTACTATTCAAAGCGTAAAATTTTATCCTATTGAAATAAATATGCACAAAACATGGAAGAAGTAAAAAAGTGGAAGAATGATAATTTAGGATTTTGCCAAGACCCCAAAAATTAATCTGTTGAGGATGGTCCCAAATCACAAATAAACTTTATAAACTTTTGGAAATTAATTCAAGTGTTCTAGGACTGAGTTGAATCATAAATGGATATAAGCAACAAGCTTCTTTGACTAGTACTTTAAGATGAGGCTACACAATGCACGTTTTCTTTGGATCTATTTGCCTAAATATGTGTCATACAATGAGAAACCATAGGTGTCTTGACTTTCTTCTCTTTGGAGGGAACATATGATATATCCTCGGAGTTACCTTCATTCTTTGTTCCTAAAACTTGAGCAATTAGCTGTTATTATGATGTGCAGCTTATAAACTAGAAGATCAAACAATAAATATAGAAGTGACAGATGTATGAAACACAACCTGCCAAGTTTCATTAGCTGGCTTGCATTCTGACACTTGCTTTTAGTCCTTTGTATCTTAATATCAATATTAAAATGTGTGCTTGGATTAGGTATTCTtttaagagcttgagttccttCCTCTAGTCACTCTGATGGGATTGTTAAAATGTGAGGAAATCTCGTTATATTCCTTCTATTGTCAAAGAGAAACTGTAGAAAAGTGTCAAAATTTGTTGGAGTTGTAAGGACAAAGCACAGTTAAAGTATGAGCTTTAGCAAAGAAAGGCGCCAATCAAGAATATATACAAATAGTTAATTATTTGCAGAATATATCTGGACCCCCTTGAACTTAGCACATTTTGTTCAGTGCACACCTGAACTAATTTTGGTTCTAATTACTCCCTGAACTTCGCATTTGATAGCCTCGACCCTCCGGGATGCTGATGTGGCAAAAACCATAAATACACTCTCTTTTAGGCCATGGATGGGAAAAAAAGAAATTAGCTTTCAAGTGGGGTATTTTCCAACTATTATTGCCACATAATAAAATACAATGATTTATTTGTTCCTATTGTATTTCTCCTTGTTTCTTCTTAATATACATGGCGTATTTTATCCCAATTGTGTTTGTTTCCTCTTTAGATACAGTGGTTATTTGTTCCAACTGTGTAAATCCTCTTTTTTCTTTTCGGGCCAAATCAAACTTCATTAGTTGAGCTAAATAAAAAGAAGGTTTAGCCAAAGCAATGGAGTTCAAAGAGTGTACTTTCTAGAGAAAGAAAAAGATTGTGTATTTTTTCCTCATGCAATAGCTATTTGTTTtaactatttattatttttttgggtcAAATTTGTAAAACATTTGGTTGGAATTTCATTATTTTTTTGCTAATGCAATGGAGTTCAAACCGTGCATTTTCTAGagaaagaataatttctttttttcATGCAATAGTTATTTGTTTtaactatatatttatttttttggggTCAAATTTGTAAAACATTTGGTtagaattttattatttttagccaaaaTAATGGAGTTCGTTTGcgtatttctttttatttcttctttagatGCAATTTTTTTTTGGTCAAGTATGTAAAAATAACTTAGATTAGAATATCATTATCTTTAGCCAAACAAAACAATTGTAGCCAAAACAATGTTGTTCTAAGTTTTTTTACATATATGGCCCGAAAAAGATGATCCATGTAATTGGTGGGTTTAAAAGGATAAAAAAATATACTTTCAAAGATTGTCTTTGCCTTctcagaaaaagaagaagaaaaattcatTATAATTCTAAACGTTTTTGCTAATTTTTatacttagggtgtgtttggtataaatGTTTTTCAACTTTCCCATGTTTGGTTAGCTTAAAtgttatgaaaaaatatttttcttgtgaaatcatttttctccttaccccacttgtgggattccacTGGGTTGTCGTTGAAATCATTTTTCTCCAAATGGTGGAAAATGACTTCCCTACCAAGAggagggaaaacattttccaaggCTCTCTTTCAACTTTCCCCATCCCACCCTTACCCCCCCAATCCACACCCTTGCCACCCCCTATCCCCGGAGCCTTGACCTACCACACTGTACCTCGACCTCGCCCGGACCTACCCCCACCATGGCACCCTCCGCCCACCCTCTAACTCCCCGCCCTGACCAACCTCCCCCTTCCTGGCCCACCGCCCACTTCCCCTAcccaatttggtcaagggcaacTTTCAAGTGGAGGGCAAACGTAAACCATTTGGACCCATATTAGTCCGAACATTAAACTTGGGATAAATATTAACAATTTTCTAAAGTATAGGTGTAAATATGATCATTTTCTTTTTTAATGATTCTGTTAGCTGAATTGAAAACAAGGGCAAATGTGTGCCAGTTGTGTAACGACGAGGGTATGATTGACTAGGGCTGCTTATcaggcggattgggcggttatttactcttaacggtttggcttatcggttatcggcttttaaatatattaatccgctagccacccgataagatatcaggcggattggtatcggtttagctcttatcgggcggttatcgggcggtttatcggattATTTGCTGACCGCtgtgactcaaaataaaattcatatgctcagcagactacattccagtctatagaatatgacacctaagaagagagctaaaTAGAAGAAATATAGAGCTACATTCTAGCGTATTTCCCAGTAGAATCATCTCTGGGGATGAGCCTATTAACAACTTATAACTAtcagaagaaatagaagagaacactgggtataacacatgacatcaaaattatctaatagtaactaactggaatagtaaattataactaaatgtctaatagtaaattagtaatagatagagtactggaagtggaagaagggtttttgattatttaatatatatatggatcaaaataaattttatatacatatatatatatatatatatatatatatattttcttaacgggttaacggattatccgttaagaaaattgaataatccgcccccaaaccgataagccgttaataaaaaaatttcaatccgttccccgtccgttaaaccgttaaaccgataccaataagccattaagcttcggttttggttcggttttcggtttcggttcgattttgaacacccctatgATTGACCCCAACTTTAAAGGAGGGTAAAAGTAGACCATTTCACAAACCACAAGGGCAATTTGaaccttttcctttttctcttttgaAGTTTGGCAGGGGATATCAATAACCTCCGACTGGTGTTAATGTCATTGTTTTCTTATTCAACATTTGAATTTGCATGTTTTCTTTGGTTTTTGATTATAGCTTGTTTGAGGGCTGTCTTTCTTGATGCATATGTTATTTTGAACCACTGCACGCATGCTTCCATGTTCCATCCTGGACTGTACAGCTGGAAGTTACTGATATCTATTCCTGAGATACTGTATGTTCAGCTTTTTGACTTGATCTGCGTTCATTCTGTTTTCATTGGGGACAGAGGGCGGATGCATCAACTGACTGGAGAGAATTTACAAGTCCTCAGGGAAAAAAGTGTGTAACTTATATAGGTTCTTCTTGTCCTTGTTCTGGTTGTTCTTTTACAGTGTGGATACTTTTGTGTGTTATTTATGCATAATGCTGATTGCTTTGATTATTCTCTACAGGTATTACTACAACAAGGTTACTAGAAAGTCAAAATGGAAAATGCCTGATGAAGTCAAGGTGATGTTAAATTTTAAATCCAATATGGATTTTTCATTGCTTTAAATTCCATGATAAAAAAAGAGGAAACTATTCTGTTTTGTTGTATCTGTTTCTCAAAAATCTATTATTTATGCATCCACAGTTGGCTCGTCAGGGTATGAAAGTGGATTTAGTCAAGGGATTGGGAAAAGAAAGGGACAGTATTTCACACGCTTCTGATTTTGGATCCATTTCTGGTGTGAAAACATCATCCCCCAGTGCAAATGGTTCACTAGTCTCAGCACAAGGAGCTATGTCAAGCCCAATTGCTGTGGCACCAGTTTCTAACTTACCAACTATTGTGGCTTCAGAATCATCAAGTTTATCTGGTAATATTTCTTCCCTGACGATTGGTGCAGTCGAAATGCAGAATTCTTTGGAACCTGCCTCGCCAGCTGTTGCTACTTCAGAGAAAAATGGAACAGCAGTAACCTTGGAAAATTCTGTTGCAACACCAGTGTATGCTAGAAAGATTCATATGTTTCAGATTAAATTTGCCTCTGGCTTGTGTTGCTATCATATTTGGACTTCAATTTTTGCAGGACTAGTTCTGAGTTTCCTTCAGCTCAGGACTCAATAGTGTATGAAGATGGAGTTTCTCTGGAAAATACGGAGGTACTTTGCCTTTTTGAAATAATTATGCGATTAGGTAAGTACTAGTGGTTAAAACCCTAAGAAAGCTTTTATTAGCTGGATGTTGATCCAACAATGTACTGCAGTTGTTAGTCAATTGCTAACAGGTAAAGATTATGCTCCAATGAGTTTTTCTCTTCTGTACTTTGTGCTTGATGTTGTGCCTTAAATGCAGGAAGTTAAGAAAGATGCTACGATATCTGAAACAGGCAGTGTTACTCCATCAGAAGAGAAAACAGTTGAGCCGGGACCATTAGTTTATGAGAGCAAAGCGGTAAATTTAATTGTTTTTCCGTTTTTCTCCCTTTGTTGTAtgttctgaaaatttctcttaCTCCTATTCTCCTGTTTAAGTATCTGAGCTTTATTACCTCGAGTTATTGCTTACATTGCTTGTTATGATATCCTTTTGCATATTGTCTTCAACTCTTGGCTGCTAAATTCAGGAGGCAAAGAGTGCATTCAAAATTCTTCTAGAGTCTGCAAATATTGGGTCTGACTGGACGTGGGATCAGGTTTATTACTTGCTTTGTTTTGTGCATGCGGAATAATTGAGGAAGATCATTTGATATGAATTGTATTTGTCAGGCAATGAGAGCAATAATCAATGACCGGAGATATGGTGCTCTAAAATCTCTTGGTGAGCGGAAGCAAGCTTTTAATGAGGTATCTCTCCTAGTAGGCATTTGATGATGATGCAGTTGATGGAAAATTTTCCCTTTCCAGTTGATGTTTTGGTTACATAACAAATATCTGGAATGGGTCAATTGCTGCTTCAATGTTTCAGCATACTGTACTTAAAAAAGTATAAGATCTATAGCTTAATATGTAAGTTCTGTGTTCTGTTCCAGTATCTGAGCCATAAGAAAAAACTGGAAGCTGAAGAGAGACGTGTTAAACAGAAGAAAGCTCGGGAAGATTTCAGGATAATGTTAGAAGTAAGCGAAATGTTCTTTTTATGATTTTCTTTTGTGAGTTTCTTCCATTTGATATATCTTAATGTGTAAGACACTTGGTATATTTcacttatttaaaaaaaaaaagatttgatTTTCACAACAATTGCTGTTATTTTTCAATCTTCCACAGGAGTGCAAGGAGCTGGCACCATCTACAAGATGGAGGTTTGTCTTTCATTTGTAATGCTAAGTTGTATGCTGCTGGTTTTCTGTTCTTGATCATTGTTTGTATTTTTTGTGTACCTTGAATTTGCTCCATCATTTGTGCAAGTTCAGTTTGATCCACTAACTATCTGCTATTGATTATTCAGTAAGGCAATCTCCATATTCGAACATGATGAACGTTTTAAAGCTGTTGAACGAGCAAAAGATCGTGAGGACCTTTTTGAAGATTATATGGAGAAACTTGAGAAAAAGGTGAATCTTCTTCCACAGAGTTAGTAAAGGAAGGCACTTACAAGAAGTTGTGGATTTCCCTTGTGTCAATCAATTCTTGTCTGCTTGTATTTGTTAGAATCCAGCATTGGTTAAGTTGCAGGCTGTTATTTCCTTGTATGATCTTGGACAAGCCTCACTAATTGAGTTAGCCTTTCATGTTGAGTTAGGCAAGCCACAAGGTCCATTATCTTAAACATGGTATTAGAGGCAGATTTATTCTGATGCTAGACTATTCATTGTTAGCCCACCAAGGTTACTCAACGCCCCAAATGTCCAGTCTTGGGTGTGCAATTAATGTGTTAGAATCCCACATCGGTTGGGCTTATGGGTTGTAGTTTCCTTTATATGGTCTTGGACAATCTTAAACATGGTTTAAGAGGCAGACCTATCCTGATGCTAGACTATTCAATATTAGCCACGTAGGTTACTCGATGCTCTGTCCAGTCTTGGGCATGCGATTAATGTGTTAGAATCCCTCATCAGTTAGGTGTATGGGCTGTAGTTTCCTTATATGGTCTTGGACAATTCTCCCCACCTTAGCTTTCAGAATTGAGTTAGGTTCTCGGTTCATTACCTCAACAATATTCATTCCATTCCCTCTGCAAAACGTCTTTTAATTTGTTacccttttttttttggtttaaagAGGGAAAAAATAAGTGTTCTAAAGTTTCAACTTAAAATCTAGTGTTCATTGAATAAATTTTAAATGGGTTCTCAAGGGGCGACAGCATTTTAAATTTGTTCACCAATGAATTCCAATCTAAACAGACTTTTAATTGGTATTTCTGCACACACTTTCTTATCTTCACTCTTCCGTCTTTCCTGTACTGAATGGAATTTTGCTTGAATCGAAACCATGACACGCTTCTTTCTCCCTCCCTCTGCTGATCCCTTTCGCCCCAAAAAATAGAAGAAGCTTTTCAATACTTTCATGCAAGTGTAGATGATGTCCCTTTTTAGAAGTGGTCTGCTTTAAAGAGAAATTTTATCTTATTACTTTGTACTGAATCTTTTTTAGGAGCGTGCAAGGGCATTGGAGGAGCAGAAGCGCAACAGAGTGGagtatttagaatttttaaaaTCCTGTGACTTTATTAAGGTATTTGTCCCAGTGGAATTAGCACCAGTTCCTATATTATGTTTTTCCATTTCCAGGAGGTAGAACTTTCTTTTGTTGCTGACTTCTTTTGTTCAGGCCAGCAGCCAGTGGCGGAAAGTTCAGGACcgcttagaagatgatgaaagaTGCTCTTGCCTTGAGAAAATTGACCGTTTGGAGATTTTCCAGGTAGTTCTTATTTTTCTTACTCAAACAATTTTTTTAACATCTCATTTTGTAAGCACCAGCATTGAAGTTATGTtgcaaccttttttttttttttttgcttttctgTACATTAGGAATATATACGTGATTTAGAGAGGGAAGAGGAGGAGCACAGGAAACTGCGGATGGTATATTGTTAATTGGACTCTGGGGTTTGCCATTAAATTTACCTTTTGAGACTTTGTTTTATCTCTTTCTGACTGAACATATACCACGGATTCAAATAGGATGAATTGAGGAAAGCAGAACGTAAAAATCGTGATGAGTTCCGAAAACTGATGGAAGAGCATCTTGCTGCGGGAATACTTAATGCAAAAACTAACTGGCGTGATTATTGCATCAAGGTTATTAATTCTTTCTTACTTTCCCTGAGAGTGATTAtattcattaatttcctttttGTTTTGTGTTCTTTTTGAATTTCATAACCAAGAatttccttctttattttttgtGCTTTCAGGTCAAAGATTTACCTGCATATCAGGCTGTCTCATCAAATACCTCAGGGCCAACAGCAAAAGACTTATTTCAAGATGTTTTTGATGAGCTGGAGAAACAGGTGAACATAGGTTGCTAGTATCTCTCTAAGTAGTACATTGGCTCACAAATGTACTGGTGAAGTTTCTTGTGGCGTGGGAGATATGTTTCATGTGAATTTCTGTGGATGATAGCATTTTGCTTTTTATTGTTGATTAGTATTACCAAATCATGCTTAATTCGGCCTGATATCAAAGAGGAAAAGGAGGTACTGATGGAAATAATATTGTAGGATATGGAATTTAGAGGTTAGAGAAAAAGGACTATACTTTTGTGGCACAATTGCTATGTGAAAAGGTGTGTGCACAGATTTTCTTTTTATAAGGTTTTCATATCCTTTCCACTAGACAAACACAGATTGAATTTACAAACTGAGTGTTCTGCAGAGATCATGGTGCCAAACAACCAAATTGATTTATTAAAGCAAGCAAGGACTAAATTGGTGATATATCTGTCAACTACAGTTTGTAAGGGGATTTAACAAATCAGCCGTCATAAATTTTTTGATCTGAAGCATTTTAGTCAATTACCAGTTGAAGCCTGACATGCCTCCACGATCTTCTCTGTTTGCTCATCAATCAGAGACAGAATCTCCGACAGATTTTACTAGTGCAAGC
Encoded proteins:
- the LOC104098947 gene encoding pre-mRNA-processing protein 40A-like isoform X7, with translation MQILPAPSIRCRHMIIVFRQGDNPGCQQEAVYGVDSVETALSDWIEHASRKGKKYYYNRRTRISSWEKPLELMTDMERADASTDWREFTSPQGKKYYYNKVTRKSKWKMPDEVKLARQGMKVDLVKGLGKERDSISHASDFGSISGVKTSSPSANGSLVSAQGAMSSPIAVAPVSNLPTIVASESSSLSGNISSLTIGAVEMQNSLEPASPAVATSEKNGTAVTLENSVATPVTSSEFPSAQDSIVYEDGVSLENTEEVKKDATISETGSVTPSEEKTVEPGPLVYESKAEAKSAFKILLESANIGSDWTWDQAMRAIINDRRYGALKSLGERKQAFNEYLSHKKKLEAEERRVKQKKAREDFRIMLEECKELAPSTRWSKAISIFEHDERFKAVERAKDREDLFEDYMEKLEKKERARALEEQKRNRVEYLEFLKSCDFIKASSQWRKVQDRLEDDERCSCLEKIDRLEIFQEYIRDLEREEEEHRKLRMDELRKAERKNRDEFRKLMEEHLAAGILNAKTNWRDYCIKVKDLPAYQAVSSNTSGPTAKDLFQDVFDELEKQYLDDKSRIRDAVRMAEIGLTSTWTLEDFKVAIAKDISSPPISDTNLKFVFEELLERAREREEKEAKRRKRLADEFYELLHTSKEITASSKWEDCKSIFGDRIMGEESFLLEIFDKFSSELKEKAKEKERKRQEDKARKEKERKDREKKKEKHRRDKDRGDKSRKERERTKKDGTDSDKADTYSFEEIKRLGSDRDKKHRKRHMSSFDDNENEKDHSRNSYRHDNDHKKSKQVDQHVWSSEVNSEGQHKKQKRDHRSGSHRDGDSEDHKDGEFGEDGEVR
- the LOC104098947 gene encoding pre-mRNA-processing protein 40A-like isoform X1, giving the protein MANNSHFTGMQPPIPPLAGPPGPHQGAIPSMSLQQFQPMLPPQQAQPYVSGPSQQFQPLGHTNVAMPPQPSQIQFPQPMQQVAGRPVVGGHIMPQGPPTPHDFQRNRPVTPVQAPLQPNLPMSNNHMPGAGGPSLPLSSSYNQVNADSSSSQYQMQTHDHSFPSGGQPWMSTSNHNVNSVTNMQKTGELAAHLAVPEAVYGVDSVETALSDWIEHASRKGKKYYYNRRTRISSWEKPLELMTDMERADASTDWREFTSPQGKKYYYNKVTRKSKWKMPDEVKLARQGMKVDLVKGLGKERDSISHASDFGSISGVKTSSPSANGSLVSAQGAMSSPIAVAPVSNLPTIVASESSSLSGNISSLTIGAVEMQNSLEPASPAVATSEKNGTAVTLENSVATPVTSSEFPSAQDSIVYEDGVSLENTEEVKKDATISETGSVTPSEEKTVEPGPLVYESKAEAKSAFKILLESANIGSDWTWDQAMRAIINDRRYGALKSLGERKQAFNEYLSHKKKLEAEERRVKQKKAREDFRIMLEECKELAPSTRWSKAISIFEHDERFKAVERAKDREDLFEDYMEKLEKKERARALEEQKRNRVEYLEFLKSCDFIKASSQWRKVQDRLEDDERCSCLEKIDRLEIFQEYIRDLEREEEEHRKLRMDELRKAERKNRDEFRKLMEEHLAAGILNAKTNWRDYCIKVKDLPAYQAVSSNTSGPTAKDLFQDVFDELEKQYLDDKSRIRDAVRMAEIGLTSTWTLEDFKVAIAKDISSPPISDTNLKFVFEELLERAREREEKEAKRRKRLADEFYELLHTSKEITASSKWEDCKSIFGDRIMGEESFLLEIFDKFSSELKEKAKEKERKRQEDKARKEKERKDREKKKEKHRRDKDRGDKSRKERERTKKDGTDSDKADTYSFEEIKRLGSDRDKKHRKRHMSSFDDNENEKDHSRNSYRHDNDHKKSKQVDQHVWSSEVNSEGQHKKQKRDHRSGSHRDGDSEDHKDGEFGEDGEVR